In one Nicotiana tomentosiformis chromosome 6, ASM39032v3, whole genome shotgun sequence genomic region, the following are encoded:
- the LOC138894837 gene encoding uncharacterized protein has translation MDPLKYSFQKPMPTGRLAKWQILLTEFDIIFVTRTAIKAQALADHLAENPVDEEYEPLKTYFPDEEVMYVDEVYHNEMSGWKLFFDGAANMKGVGIGIVLISKTGCHYPVTVQLRFYCTNNMAKYEACILGLRLAVDMGVQKILVLGDSDLLVHHIQREWETRDLKLISYRQCLHDLCQRFRSVEFRHIPRIHNEIFDALATLASMLHHPDKTYVDPLYIQVRDQHAYCNVVEEELDGEPWFHDVKEYIKLGYIRYMP, from the coding sequence atggatcctctaaagtataGCTTTCAAAAGCCTATGCCCACAGGAAGACTAGCAAAATGGCAAATTTTactcacagagttcgacatcatctTTGTGACTCGGACCGCGATAAAAGCTCAAGCCTTGGCCGATCACTTGGCCGAGAATCCGGTAGATGAAGAATATGAGccactgaagacttattttcctgatgaagaagtgatgtatgttgaCGAGGTTTATCATAATGAAATGTCGGGTTGGAAACTCTTTTTTGATGGAGCTGCTAACATGAAAGGTGTCGGAATAGGCATTGTACTCATTTCTAAAACAGGCTGTCACTACCCTGTGACGGTCCAACTTCGATTTTATTGCACCAACAACATGGCCAAGTATGAAGCATGCATTCTGGGTTTGAGGTTAGCTGTAGATATGGGAGTCCAGAAAATACTGGTTCTGGGAGATTCTGATTTGTTGGTTCACCATATTCAAagagaatgggagactcgagatttGAAGCTCATATCGTATCGACAGtgtctgcatgatctttgtcaacgattcaggtcagtagaattcaggcatattcccaggattcataatgagattTTCGATGCCTTGGCTACTCTGGCGTCAATGTTACACCATCCGGATAAGACTTACGTCGACCCTCTATATATCCAAGTCCGTGATCAACATGCCTATTGCAATGTGGTTGAAGAGGAGCTTGATGGTGAGCCTTGGTTCCATGATGTCAAGGAATACATCAAGTTGGGGTATATCCGGTATATGCCATAG
- the LOC138894838 gene encoding uncharacterized protein, which yields MDTFSGNHFNLNADLISLVLIPHIKASIRYKIKECIISIHQECGCTITKRKAFLGCKGAFEIIYGNWDKSFASLPRYMTALQHFNPETVVEWKLERNPGIQEHIFKYVFWAFKPAIDGFLHCRPVISIDGTHVYRKYDIKLLIAVAVDANGSIFPLVFAICANENQET from the coding sequence atggacacattcagtgggaatcattttaacttgaatgctgacttgatttctcttgtcttgattccacacattaaagcgtccataaggtacaagatcaaagagtgtataatatCCATCCACCAGGAATGTGGgtgcaccattaccaaaagaaaagcATTTCTCGGGTGCAAAGGtgcgtttgaaattatttatggtaactgggataagtcctttgcatctCTACCTAGGTACATGactgcattgcaacactttaaccctgagactgttgttgaatggaagcttgagcggaatCCGGGAATACAAGAACATATATTCAAATATGtattctgggcatttaaaccagcaattgatggttttctgcattgccggccggtaatatccatagacggcactcatgtctatagaaagtatgatattaagttgttgatcgccgttgcagtagatgctaatgggaGTATATTTCCCTTAgtttttgctatttgtgccaatgaaaacCAAGAGACGTGa
- the LOC117273918 gene encoding serine/threonine-protein phosphatase 7 long form homolog codes for MEIGRLQLDWLLITTLIERWRPETHTFHLSIGEATITLQDVEVLYGLLVDGHHVALSNAIREYMGLQYLEMLQRLTGFQPPDEIALIRVCRLQLTPVQQHLEAMHADIIDDIPELHIHRYTRLLLLLMFGGVLFPNTSGNLVSLRFLHHLERLDDLHHYSWGAALLGYLYRKMCRVWAWERFLQLQLPLPLLAPDAPPLFLPLAKMWVDRRGYGLEYETRHNLPYCRNLLDLLEGAQFIWRPFNDELIAGLPDYCSNDRIMWSSFISLMYLDIVEHHATERVLRQFGHPQLVPPPPIWHMTHYRRDDHFRVDQTYVAWLEEQIDIWDQRHDLIPPPPPPDRTDVGTTSEGATALHEYGRQVIDLASRTLRRARDDERLGYEAKYVAPEQYHRGSPVEPKRGRRGSSIIDRGHGHYATGVGSVFS; via the exons ATGGAGATCGGCCGGTTGCAGCTGGATTGGTTGTTGATCACGaccctgatagagcggtggcgaccggagacacACACATTCCATTTgtccattggcgaggccactatCACGCTTCAGGACGTGGAGGTCCTATATGGGCTGCTCGTTGATGGACACCATGTTGCTTTGTCGAATGCCATTAGAGAGTATATGGGTTTACAGTACCTAGAGATGCTGCAGCGGCTCACCGGTTTCCAGCCACCGGATGAGATTGCATTGATTAGGGTATGTCGTCTGCAGTTGACGCCCGTCCAGCAGCATTTGGAGGCGATGCACGCTGATATCATAGATGATATACCGGAGCTTCATATTCACCGGTATACGAGGTTGCTGTTGTtgcttatgtttggaggggttttgttcccgaacacttcggggaacctagttagcttgagatttcttcatcatcttgagcggctagatgatttacatcaTTACAGTTGGGGTGCTGCTCTTCTTGGTTATTTGTACAGGAAGATGtgccgg gtttgggcctgggagcggttcttGCAGTTGCAGCTACCTCTACCACTCTTAGCTCCGGATGCACCACCTTTGTTTCTCCCTTTAGCTAAGAtgtgggttgataggcgaggatATGGACTGGAGTACGAGactcgacataatctcccctatTGCAGAAATTTATTGGATTTActggagggcgcacag ttcatttggaggccatTCAACGACGAGCTAATAGCTGGTTTGCCTGATTATTGCTCGAACGACCGAATTATGTGGAGCTCTTTCATCTCGTTGATGTAtctcgatattgtcgagcatcatgccaccgagcgagtgCTTCGCCAGTTTGGTCACCCGCAGCTTGTACCGCCACCGCCTATTTGGCATATGACACATTACCGGCGGGATGATCATTTCAGGGTTGACCAGACATATGTGGCATGGCTAGAGGAGCAGATCGATATTTGGGACCAGCGGCATGACCTGATTCCGCCACCCCCTCCACCTGACCGTACGGATg TTGGGACTACCAGCGAGGGAGCAACCGCTTTGCACGAGTATGGACGGCAGGTTATCGATCTGGCTTCCCGGACATTGAGGCGAGCTCGAGATGATGAGCGATTAGGATACGAGGCTAAGTATGTGGCGCCAGAGCAGTACCATCGTGGGTCACCAGTAGAGCCGAAACGTGGTCGACGTGGCAGCTCCATTATTGATCGCGGGCACGGCCATTACGCGACAggagtgggatcagtattttcctga